A single genomic interval of Acidobacteriota bacterium harbors:
- a CDS encoding S41 family peptidase, giving the protein MKSGNPVLRNIEYCRFSLSLIAAVWLTAVAAFAAGPASPSWLRYPAISPDGSTIVFVYKGDIYRVSSSGGSAVPLTLHEAHDFKPVWSPDGKTIAFASDRFGNFDIFIISAEGGPARRLTSHSAAEIPFTFSPDGRDVYFGAARTDTAAHRGFPTGYLPELYRVPVDGGRAVQVLTTPAEDVHLSRDGRYLIYHDKKGGENEWRKRHTSAVTRDIWVFDTQTGRHTKITKSDGEDRSPVFTNGDTEFHYLSEESGTFNVHRMSVEGGPSAQVTTFKTHPVRFLSAAVDGTLCFGWDGGIYTQREGGEPQRISITLSADARTNNEVVVPISGGAREFAVAPSGKEIAVIVRGSVFASNVDGGMTKRVTSSGGRERGVSFSPDGQALLYASQRSGRWGIYETRRTRPEEPYFYASTVLEETPVIVNEHQNTQPAYSPDGKEIAYIENRMTLKVLNLESKQTRTLLTDRELFSMRDNDQHFEWSPDGRWILFHLSVPGFSPGEMGLVKADGTEKAVNLTLSGFDDRRPKWILGGTAAIWFSNRDGLKSVAWSGGTQSDAYALFFTREAWDRFRLSKEDAALLKDIEEKKAKDEKPKDGKDADDKKEVKELVIDWDGLEQRRARLTLHSSSLGDALVNRDGDTLYYLARFERGLNLWTTDLKTRETKMLAALNASSGTLAWDKDHKSIFLLADGGLSKIDPSSGKRDTIVFRGEMTVDQAAERKEMFEHVWRRTLETFYTDGHHGADWTALKSEYEKHLPDIGNNHELAELLSELLGELNVSHSGARFNASVENADETASLGVIADPAYPGPGMRIVEVISGGPLDKAGLDIAPGTIIESVDGRTIGAGEDPAPFLNRKAGQNTLLVLSHNGKKREVAVKPVTPREEAALLYRRWVRRNRDEVDRLSGGRLGYIHVPSMSDGAYRSAFDEVMGRFADREGLVVDTRFNGGGDLVADLAMFLSGEKFMNYTTDTRSAGYEPNFRWTKPSISLVNEANYSDGHCYAAAYQMMKIGKLVGMPVPGTCTFAGWEALGETGIRWGVPPLGVKVAGIGYLENHQTEPDILVRNSFEALAEGRDEQLEAAVAELLKKIQ; this is encoded by the coding sequence ATGAAATCCGGAAACCCTGTCCTTCGAAATATTGAATATTGCCGGTTTTCTTTAAGCCTCATCGCAGCCGTATGGCTTACCGCTGTCGCCGCATTCGCCGCAGGACCGGCTTCCCCGTCCTGGCTGCGCTATCCGGCCATCTCGCCCGACGGCTCCACAATCGTCTTCGTCTACAAAGGAGACATCTACCGGGTTTCCTCATCCGGAGGTTCCGCCGTCCCCCTGACCCTGCACGAAGCCCACGATTTCAAGCCTGTCTGGAGCCCCGACGGAAAGACCATCGCTTTCGCCAGCGACCGCTTCGGCAACTTCGACATCTTCATCATATCGGCCGAAGGCGGTCCGGCCCGCCGCCTGACTTCCCATTCGGCGGCTGAAATCCCCTTCACCTTCAGCCCGGACGGGCGGGATGTTTATTTCGGCGCGGCCCGGACGGACACGGCCGCCCACCGCGGCTTTCCCACCGGATATCTGCCCGAGCTCTACCGGGTGCCCGTTGACGGTGGACGGGCCGTTCAGGTTCTGACGACCCCGGCCGAAGATGTTCATCTCAGCCGGGACGGACGCTATTTGATCTATCACGACAAGAAAGGCGGCGAAAACGAGTGGCGCAAACGCCACACTTCGGCCGTCACCCGCGACATTTGGGTCTTCGACACACAGACCGGCCGCCATACCAAGATCACGAAGTCCGACGGCGAGGACCGCAGTCCCGTTTTCACAAACGGCGACACGGAATTCCATTACCTGAGCGAGGAAAGCGGCACGTTCAACGTCCATCGGATGAGCGTCGAGGGCGGCCCCTCGGCTCAGGTGACGACCTTTAAAACCCATCCCGTCCGTTTCCTGAGTGCGGCCGTTGACGGCACCCTGTGTTTCGGCTGGGACGGCGGGATCTATACCCAACGCGAAGGCGGAGAGCCGCAGCGCATTTCAATCACCTTGTCCGCCGACGCCCGCACCAACAATGAGGTCGTCGTCCCGATCAGCGGGGGCGCACGGGAGTTTGCCGTTGCGCCGAGCGGCAAGGAGATCGCCGTCATCGTCCGCGGCAGCGTGTTCGCCTCCAACGTCGACGGCGGCATGACCAAACGCGTGACTTCGTCAGGCGGCCGGGAACGGGGCGTCTCCTTCTCCCCGGACGGCCAGGCTCTCCTCTACGCCTCACAGCGCAGCGGGCGCTGGGGGATTTATGAGACACGGCGAACCCGGCCCGAGGAACCTTATTTCTACGCCTCCACGGTTCTCGAGGAAACGCCCGTGATCGTCAACGAGCACCAGAACACCCAGCCCGCCTACTCGCCCGACGGCAAAGAGATCGCCTACATCGAGAACCGCATGACGCTCAAGGTCCTCAATCTCGAGTCGAAACAAACCCGGACCCTGCTCACGGACCGGGAGCTCTTTTCCATGCGCGACAATGACCAGCACTTCGAGTGGAGCCCGGACGGACGCTGGATCCTTTTCCACCTGTCCGTTCCCGGCTTCAGTCCCGGCGAGATGGGACTCGTCAAGGCCGACGGAACGGAAAAGGCCGTCAATCTGACCCTGAGCGGATTCGACGACCGCCGTCCGAAATGGATTCTCGGCGGGACCGCCGCGATCTGGTTCAGCAACCGCGACGGCCTGAAGTCCGTGGCCTGGAGCGGCGGGACCCAGAGCGACGCCTATGCCCTGTTCTTCACGCGCGAGGCCTGGGACCGCTTCCGCCTGAGCAAGGAAGACGCCGCCTTGCTCAAGGACATCGAGGAGAAAAAAGCCAAGGACGAAAAGCCCAAGGACGGCAAAGACGCCGACGACAAGAAAGAGGTCAAGGAACTGGTGATCGATTGGGACGGTCTCGAACAACGAAGAGCCCGGCTGACCCTCCATTCATCGTCTCTCGGCGACGCCCTGGTCAACCGGGACGGAGACACGCTCTATTACCTGGCCCGATTCGAACGCGGGTTGAACCTGTGGACGACCGACCTCAAGACACGGGAAACGAAAATGCTCGCCGCCCTCAACGCCTCAAGCGGCACGCTGGCCTGGGACAAGGACCATAAATCCATTTTCCTTCTGGCCGACGGCGGGTTGTCGAAGATCGATCCGTCGAGCGGTAAGCGCGACACCATCGTCTTCCGCGGCGAAATGACCGTCGATCAGGCCGCCGAGCGAAAAGAGATGTTCGAACATGTCTGGAGGAGGACTCTCGAAACGTTCTATACGGACGGACATCATGGAGCGGACTGGACGGCTCTTAAATCCGAATACGAAAAGCATCTTCCGGACATCGGCAACAACCACGAGCTCGCCGAACTTCTCAGCGAACTTTTGGGCGAGCTCAACGTCAGCCACAGCGGGGCCCGCTTCAATGCGTCCGTTGAAAACGCCGATGAAACCGCCTCCCTGGGCGTCATCGCCGACCCCGCCTATCCAGGCCCGGGAATGAGGATTGTGGAAGTCATTTCAGGGGGGCCGCTGGACAAGGCCGGTTTGGACATCGCACCGGGAACGATCATCGAGTCCGTCGACGGACGGACGATCGGAGCCGGAGAGGATCCGGCCCCGTTCCTCAACCGCAAGGCCGGACAAAACACGCTTCTCGTCCTGAGCCATAACGGGAAAAAGCGCGAGGTCGCCGTCAAACCCGTGACACCCCGCGAGGAGGCGGCCCTTCTTTATCGAAGATGGGTCCGGCGCAACCGGGACGAAGTCGACAGGCTGAGCGGCGGACGGCTGGGCTACATTCACGTTCCCAGCATGAGCGACGGAGCCTACCGCTCGGCTTTCGATGAGGTCATGGGAAGATTCGCCGACCGGGAGGGTTTGGTGGTCGATACCCGGTTCAACGGCGGCGGGGACTTGGTCGCCGACCTGGCCATGTTCCTGAGCGGCGAGAAATTCATGAACTACACGACGGACACACGGAGCGCCGGCTACGAGCCCAATTTCCGCTGGACCAAACCCAGCATCTCGCTCGTCAACGAGGCCAACTACAGCGATGGGCATTGTTACGCCGCCGCTTATCAGATGATGAAGATCGGAAAACTTGTCGGCATGCCCGTCCCGGGAACCTGCACCTTCGCCGGTTGGGAAGCGCTCGGCGAGACCGGCATCCGCTGGGGTGTCCCGCCGCTTGGAGTCAAAGTTGCGGGCATCGGCTATCTTGAAAACCATCAGACCGAACCCGACATCCTTGTCCGGAACTCTTTCGAAGCGCTCGCCGAAGGACGGGACGAACAACTGGAGGCCGCCGTCGCCGAACTCCTCAAGAAGATCCAATAG
- a CDS encoding glycosyltransferase family 39 protein, translating into MNERKPGFRRYRTPMIIGLLVAVGFILRIWGTAGVHNRADDHLQIRQAQAAYTEYFEADLGYPVFYQYLGGYLLKGLNAFFQVIGAVEKGRLMEWDYHTTALILRLLSAFFGAASILLTFLVAKKLFGETVGLLSAFFLCFAYYHVLVGHTALLDNQMGFFILPAFLFTIAILREGKSISYLLAGLTAGLAVASKYNAVFIVLTILVAHVLRWAGKKNIVKILFDGKLFLAGGATVFGFIAGNPPIWMAFRWWWSNVTRYSRILRHQDEWMVDRTFSNIWDFLLYNKYTGAAITVHYSLKTALFVLLILGCVLMIRRRGKEDLLLLSYPFFTILIGLGFFGIVRPREHFALIPFYVIIAAAGFLWILERLKKLRPSRGAAAVLAAVLLLVSSYPSLKVAKDMLRLFSERDTCEYGEDWIYENIPPGSRNIFETYTSFIHTPFSKYTEIFPDRYKLGVHFIFGSSLKDRPFERLRKNARFVHVSNFHPQRFGGGAKYYQKEISFYRKIFREFTLVKRFALKEISSKSPTQFIFSTKQLPERDVPLIFPRQLSLIQRERDMFFDAPGEYGKSNLIIRLEGGRRAVRTILSPQPIREIVIFVAGTGGEKVRIGRDVLTVGLGGNAVHRLSSVRRIRAFSEPGTRVDIQSLDARPLLIKIHFEPLRIGYEYFQIGMWEEAAARFAEALERHPENPDAAAYLQASLRKMLRDFEPLSAREWNRALSVYDLEDMDDWTRRMERLTGMDVEFLIDSLALYLEAEDLEESLPVVFDRAFLNGKALLVERDARLNLPFFLPGDYTAEIMVFSPGGIPDADVEIVSGDRARTPAAGGPAADGFWKWEIPFRNDRGEVSLHVGIGDFPVIIDNIQIRPDVRKFFLDKKMELAFHDLEKEAERP; encoded by the coding sequence ATGAACGAGCGCAAGCCGGGTTTTCGGCGCTACCGGACTCCAATGATCATCGGGTTGCTTGTCGCCGTCGGCTTCATCCTGAGAATATGGGGAACGGCCGGCGTCCACAACCGGGCCGACGATCATTTGCAGATCCGGCAGGCCCAAGCCGCCTATACGGAGTATTTCGAGGCGGACCTCGGCTATCCCGTTTTTTACCAATATCTGGGGGGATACCTTCTCAAGGGGCTGAACGCTTTTTTCCAGGTTATCGGAGCGGTCGAAAAAGGCCGCCTCATGGAGTGGGATTATCACACGACCGCACTCATCCTGAGGTTGCTGTCCGCCTTTTTCGGGGCCGCATCCATTCTGTTGACATTTCTCGTCGCCAAAAAACTGTTCGGGGAAACGGTCGGACTCCTGTCCGCCTTTTTTCTCTGCTTCGCCTACTACCACGTCCTTGTCGGCCATACCGCTCTTCTGGACAACCAAATGGGCTTTTTCATCCTCCCCGCCTTTCTGTTCACCATCGCCATCCTCCGCGAGGGGAAATCCATCTCCTACCTTCTCGCCGGATTGACGGCGGGGCTGGCCGTCGCATCCAAATACAACGCCGTCTTCATCGTCCTGACGATTCTCGTCGCTCATGTTCTCCGATGGGCGGGCAAAAAAAACATCGTGAAGATCCTTTTCGACGGGAAGCTTTTTCTGGCCGGCGGAGCCACCGTTTTCGGATTTATCGCGGGCAATCCCCCCATTTGGATGGCCTTCCGATGGTGGTGGTCCAACGTGACCCGCTACAGCCGGATATTGCGGCATCAGGACGAGTGGATGGTCGATCGGACTTTTTCCAATATCTGGGATTTCCTTCTCTATAACAAGTATACGGGCGCCGCAATCACCGTCCACTATTCCCTCAAAACGGCCCTGTTCGTCCTCCTGATCCTGGGATGTGTCCTGATGATCCGGCGGCGCGGAAAAGAGGACCTTCTTCTTCTCTCCTATCCGTTTTTTACGATTCTCATCGGGCTGGGCTTCTTCGGGATCGTCCGGCCCCGGGAACATTTCGCCCTGATCCCGTTTTACGTCATCATCGCCGCCGCCGGTTTTCTCTGGATTCTGGAGAGGCTCAAAAAACTTCGCCCTTCGCGCGGAGCCGCCGCCGTTCTTGCGGCGGTTCTCCTGCTTGTTTCGTCCTATCCTTCCTTGAAGGTCGCCAAAGACATGTTGCGCCTGTTCAGCGAACGGGACACCTGCGAATACGGGGAAGACTGGATCTATGAGAATATTCCTCCGGGAAGCCGGAATATTTTCGAGACCTACACGTCTTTCATCCACACACCGTTTTCGAAATACACCGAAATCTTTCCGGACAGATACAAGCTCGGCGTTCACTTCATCTTTGGAAGTTCTTTGAAGGACCGGCCCTTCGAACGGCTGAGGAAAAACGCCCGGTTCGTTCACGTCTCGAATTTCCATCCTCAAAGATTCGGCGGCGGGGCCAAGTACTACCAAAAGGAGATTTCGTTTTACCGCAAAATCTTCCGGGAATTCACGCTTGTCAAAAGATTCGCGCTCAAGGAAATCTCCAGCAAGAGCCCGACCCAGTTCATCTTTTCGACGAAACAGCTTCCTGAAAGAGATGTCCCCTTGATCTTTCCCCGACAGCTCTCACTGATTCAGAGAGAGCGGGACATGTTTTTCGACGCCCCCGGCGAGTATGGAAAAAGCAATCTCATCATCCGGCTCGAAGGCGGCCGGCGGGCTGTGAGGACAATCCTTTCGCCGCAACCCATCCGGGAGATTGTCATCTTCGTCGCCGGAACAGGCGGAGAAAAGGTTCGGATCGGTCGCGATGTTCTGACCGTCGGCCTAGGGGGAAACGCCGTCCATCGCCTGTCCTCCGTTCGCCGGATTCGGGCCTTCTCCGAACCCGGCACTCGCGTGGACATTCAGTCCCTGGATGCACGGCCCCTGCTCATCAAAATTCATTTCGAGCCGCTGAGGATCGGATATGAATATTTCCAAATCGGGATGTGGGAGGAAGCCGCCGCCCGTTTTGCCGAGGCGCTCGAAAGGCATCCGGAAAATCCCGACGCCGCGGCATATCTCCAGGCCTCGCTGCGAAAAATGTTACGGGATTTCGAACCCCTGTCGGCCCGGGAATGGAACAGAGCTTTGTCCGTTTATGACCTCGAAGATATGGACGACTGGACGCGGCGCATGGAAAGACTGACGGGGATGGATGTGGAGTTTCTCATCGATTCTCTGGCGCTCTATCTCGAAGCCGAGGATCTCGAGGAGAGCCTTCCCGTTGTCTTCGACCGGGCCTTTCTGAACGGGAAGGCGCTTCTCGTCGAACGGGACGCGCGGCTGAATCTGCCGTTTTTCCTGCCTGGAGATTACACGGCCGAAATCATGGTATTCTCTCCCGGCGGCATTCCCGACGCGGACGTTGAAATCGTTTCGGGAGATCGCGCGCGAACTCCGGCGGCCGGCGGCCCGGCGGCGGACGGATTCTGGAAATGGGAGATCCCTTTCCGGAACGATCGAGGCGAAGTGTCTCTCCATGTGGGGATCGGGGATTTTCCCGTGATCATCGACAACATCCAAATCCGGCCGGATGTCCGGAAGTTCTTCCTTGATAAAAAGATGGAGCTGGCGTTTCACGACCTGGAGAAGGAGGCAGAACGGCCGTGA
- the hgcB gene encoding mercury methylation ferredoxin HgcB: MNELRYLRNVATLAYDPDLCTGCGMCAAVCPHGVFSIEGKKAWITDRDRCMECGACAKNCPFGAISVRAGVGCAWAILISEIRGKAVPSCG, translated from the coding sequence ATGAACGAGCTTCGATATCTTCGAAACGTCGCGACATTGGCTTACGACCCCGACCTATGCACGGGCTGTGGGATGTGCGCCGCGGTCTGTCCGCACGGCGTTTTCTCCATTGAAGGGAAAAAGGCCTGGATTACAGATCGTGACCGGTGCATGGAGTGCGGCGCCTGCGCGAAAAATTGCCCGTTCGGCGCGATATCGGTCCGTGCGGGCGTCGGCTGCGCCTGGGCGATCCTGATCTCGGAGATCAGGGGAAAGGCCGTTCCGTCCTGCGGTTGA
- the hgcA gene encoding mercury methylation corrinoid protein HgcA, with amino-acid sequence MAGKKEIGASRDTCDCGPECCGWSSKKEEEEIFLEESDRWIEGRTAAPAGPVPVVRTKLGRTDVLGTIKARLGLGRMNYKIKPGLYAVGGAHPDSPVLVSANYKLSFDALRRELSGLDAWILVLDTKGINVWCAAGKGTFGTDELVYRIEDSGLDRVVSHRTLILPQLGAPGVAAHDVARRTRFKVVYGPVRAADIKGFLAAGMKATPEMRRVVFTFKDRLVLTAVELINPFKYLLPATAVLGVLYLFGLPLPFREIWLPFLGAVLVGAFLVPILLPWIPVRAFALKGWLAGVAWAAAVCWFRGLIPPDGASWEWAAAYLLLLPAVSTFLAMGFTGSSTFTSLSGVLKEMRVAVPAVLVSASLGIVVLVVALIRGF; translated from the coding sequence ATGGCGGGAAAAAAGGAAATCGGCGCTTCTCGAGATACGTGCGATTGCGGCCCGGAATGCTGCGGATGGTCTTCGAAGAAAGAGGAAGAGGAAATCTTCCTCGAAGAATCGGATCGTTGGATTGAGGGCCGGACCGCGGCTCCCGCCGGACCGGTCCCGGTCGTCCGGACAAAGCTCGGCCGAACGGATGTTCTGGGAACGATCAAAGCCCGTCTCGGCCTGGGCCGGATGAACTATAAGATCAAGCCCGGTCTTTACGCCGTCGGGGGCGCCCATCCGGACTCGCCCGTCCTGGTCTCGGCCAACTATAAATTGAGTTTCGATGCGCTGCGCCGCGAATTGTCCGGTCTCGATGCCTGGATCCTCGTTCTGGACACGAAAGGGATCAATGTCTGGTGTGCCGCCGGCAAGGGGACGTTCGGGACTGATGAATTGGTGTATCGGATCGAAGACTCCGGCCTGGACCGGGTCGTTTCCCATCGGACGCTGATTCTGCCGCAGTTGGGCGCCCCGGGCGTCGCGGCTCATGATGTCGCGCGCCGGACCCGTTTCAAGGTCGTCTACGGACCCGTGAGGGCGGCCGATATCAAAGGTTTTCTCGCCGCCGGCATGAAAGCGACGCCGGAAATGCGCCGTGTTGTTTTCACCTTCAAAGACAGGTTGGTGTTGACGGCGGTGGAATTGATCAATCCGTTCAAGTATCTCCTCCCGGCGACCGCCGTCCTCGGCGTACTCTACCTCTTCGGGTTGCCGTTGCCGTTCCGTGAAATCTGGCTTCCCTTTCTGGGCGCCGTCCTGGTCGGCGCATTTCTCGTTCCGATCCTTCTGCCCTGGATTCCCGTCCGGGCCTTTGCCTTGAAAGGCTGGCTTGCGGGCGTGGCCTGGGCCGCGGCCGTCTGTTGGTTTCGGGGATTGATCCCGCCGGATGGAGCATCATGGGAATGGGCGGCGGCCTATTTGTTGCTGCTTCCGGCCGTTTCGACCTTCCTGGCCATGGGCTTCACCGGCTCTTCGACTTTCACGTCGCTGTCCGGAGTTCTCAAGGAAATGAGAGTCGCTGTGCCGGCCGTCCTCGTTTCGGCATCTCTGGGAATTGTTGTTCTGGTCGTTGCCTTGATCCGGGGTTTTTAA
- a CDS encoding MarR family transcriptional regulator, translating to MNTQKIRYLREKLRLLDREINSPFSRDSGCCGLTLAQCHTLLEIGYRREVSLVDLASHFGLDTSTLSRLIQGLVLLGLVDRMTNEKDRRYVCISLTDQGRKLFDDIEAVFNSYFSRVLEFIPSEKRESVIESIGLLSDAVRKGNATSRCCEADGDPEEKITPER from the coding sequence ATGAACACTCAAAAAATCCGTTATCTCAGGGAAAAACTTCGGCTTCTGGATCGGGAAATCAACAGCCCGTTCAGCCGCGATTCCGGTTGCTGCGGGCTGACCCTTGCCCAGTGTCATACTCTTCTGGAAATCGGATATCGCCGGGAGGTCTCCCTGGTCGATCTGGCTTCGCATTTCGGACTCGATACAAGCACTCTCAGCCGATTGATCCAGGGCCTTGTTCTTCTCGGACTGGTCGACAGGATGACCAATGAAAAAGACCGCCGCTATGTCTGCATCTCGCTCACGGATCAGGGTCGGAAGCTGTTCGATGACATCGAGGCGGTTTTCAATTCCTATTTCAGCCGGGTTCTCGAATTCATTCCCTCGGAAAAGAGGGAATCCGTGATCGAGAGCATCGGCCTCTTGTCGGACGCCGTCAGGAAAGGCAATGCAACCTCCCGGTGCTGTGAAGCCGACGGCGATCCTGAAGAGAAGATAACTCCGGAGAGGTAG
- a CDS encoding heterodisulfide reductase-related iron-sulfur binding cluster, whose product MLTAPEKLIFVLLILATAAAFLTPIIRRIRIIQAGMPDGRFSDLWRKFRHAATKVLFQRCTLRRERAATGLMHALIFYGALTFDTMTVNHTLEGFFRGFYLFGETSFGLLFSFLVNAAAVSVMIGVAFLAFRRFVLKPKAYATTPGDSAAIYLLITMATATYLYFEGFSIAHHPETARWAFIGSRIASAVHQSGISPETVAAHAKIAWWSHVVAVYAFIAYVPHSKYLHMFAGPFNVFFRGDAPSGEMEPLDLENSEVFGLEKPADFTWKDNLDAFACMECGRCQDACPAFAGGKPLSPKMILFNMEKTLLACHKAVVTKRRDEQPDLVPATFADDEIWACTTCGACVKECPVEIDHIRKIVGTRRARVLMQSRFPNELNAFFRNMETNANPWGIGFAERAGWADGLDVKPIRDVPGAEYLFWVGCMGAHDDAGKAISGSFVKILQAAGIRFGTLGTEEKCCGDSARRLGNEYLFQTLAGENIALFKKYGVRKIVTICPHGFNTLKHEYPKLLESVPGLTENDKTELSKIEVVSHVELIRNLIASNRIALRKGDGAACIFHDPCYLGRHNGLTKAPREILVSALGGKLRELKRHGLDSFCCGAGGGLMWTEEKIGRRTNHLRTEEIIASGAESAAAACPFCLTMLRDGLKDLGREDIGVRDIAQIVAERLVEAG is encoded by the coding sequence ATGCTGACAGCCCCTGAAAAACTCATATTCGTCCTTCTCATCCTGGCCACGGCCGCGGCGTTCCTCACTCCCATCATCCGCCGGATCCGAATCATTCAGGCCGGAATGCCGGACGGCCGGTTCTCTGATCTCTGGAGAAAATTCCGTCATGCCGCGACCAAGGTTCTTTTTCAGCGCTGCACGCTCCGCCGGGAGCGGGCCGCAACGGGACTGATGCACGCCCTCATCTTCTACGGGGCTCTGACGTTCGACACCATGACCGTCAACCACACCCTGGAGGGATTCTTCAGGGGTTTCTATCTTTTCGGCGAAACGTCCTTCGGCCTCCTCTTCTCCTTCCTGGTCAACGCCGCCGCCGTCTCGGTCATGATCGGCGTCGCCTTTCTCGCCTTCCGGAGGTTCGTCCTCAAGCCCAAAGCCTATGCCACGACACCCGGGGATTCGGCGGCGATCTATCTCCTGATCACCATGGCCACGGCGACCTATCTCTATTTCGAAGGCTTCTCCATCGCCCATCATCCCGAAACGGCGCGTTGGGCCTTCATCGGCTCCCGGATCGCCTCCGCCGTTCATCAATCGGGAATAAGCCCCGAGACCGTCGCCGCCCACGCCAAGATCGCCTGGTGGTCCCATGTCGTCGCCGTTTATGCCTTCATCGCCTATGTCCCCCACTCCAAGTATCTCCACATGTTCGCCGGGCCTTTCAATGTCTTCTTCCGCGGCGATGCGCCGAGCGGAGAGATGGAGCCTCTCGATCTCGAAAACTCCGAGGTTTTCGGGCTGGAGAAACCCGCCGATTTCACCTGGAAAGACAACCTCGACGCCTTCGCCTGCATGGAATGCGGCCGGTGCCAGGACGCCTGCCCGGCCTTCGCCGGAGGCAAACCGCTCTCGCCCAAGATGATCCTCTTCAACATGGAAAAAACGCTGCTCGCCTGCCATAAGGCCGTCGTTACGAAACGGCGGGACGAACAACCCGATCTCGTGCCCGCGACCTTCGCCGATGACGAGATCTGGGCCTGCACGACCTGCGGCGCGTGCGTCAAGGAATGCCCCGTCGAGATCGATCATATCCGGAAGATCGTCGGCACCCGCCGCGCCCGGGTGCTGATGCAGAGCCGGTTTCCCAACGAGCTCAACGCCTTTTTCCGGAATATGGAGACAAACGCCAATCCCTGGGGGATCGGCTTCGCCGAGCGCGCCGGCTGGGCGGACGGCCTTGACGTTAAGCCCATCCGGGATGTTCCCGGAGCCGAATACCTCTTCTGGGTCGGTTGCATGGGCGCCCATGACGACGCCGGAAAGGCGATCTCCGGCTCCTTCGTCAAAATTCTGCAAGCGGCCGGCATCAGGTTCGGAACGCTCGGGACGGAGGAAAAATGCTGCGGAGACTCGGCCCGCAGGCTGGGAAACGAGTATCTGTTCCAAACCCTGGCCGGGGAAAATATCGCCCTTTTCAAAAAATACGGCGTTCGAAAAATCGTCACGATCTGTCCGCACGGCTTCAACACCCTCAAGCATGAATATCCCAAACTCCTGGAGTCCGTTCCCGGACTGACGGAAAACGACAAGACGGAGTTGAGCAAGATCGAGGTCGTCTCCCATGTCGAACTCATTCGCAACCTCATCGCTTCAAACCGGATCGCCCTCCGGAAGGGCGACGGGGCGGCCTGCATATTCCATGACCCCTGCTATCTCGGCCGTCACAACGGGCTGACAAAGGCGCCGCGCGAGATCCTGGTTTCGGCTCTCGGCGGAAAACTCCGGGAGCTCAAGCGGCACGGCCTCGACAGCTTCTGCTGCGGGGCGGGAGGCGGGCTGATGTGGACCGAGGAGAAGATCGGCCGGAGGACCAATCACCTGCGGACGGAGGAGATTATCGCCTCGGGCGCCGAATCGGCGGCCGCGGCCTGCCCCTTCTGCCTGACCATGCTTCGGGACGGACTGAAGGACCTGGGCCGCGAAGACATCGGGGTACGGGACATCGCCCAAATCGTCGCCGAACGGCTGGTCGAAGCCGGTTGA